TAAATAAGGAATAAATAAGGAAGAAAGAGGCAGTTGAGGCAGGTGCAGCCAAAGTAAAAAGGCTGCAAAGATTCCCATAAATTCCTCCTGAGCCAGGCTGTGGCTGTCTCACCGCCAGACAAACTCACATGGGGTGGGAGAGCAACCATGGCCCTGGTCTCACAAAATCTGATGGTTTTGGCACTGCCTTGCATGAGTATCCCAAAGGAAAGGAGGGGATTATGTCTGAAACCCCCTCAccccccagggctgtgcagagggaCCATCCCTGACTGCGGGTGGGACACGggggagcagccaggagcagcagggatggggtggggcCAGAGCACACCCCAAATTTGCTCAGTCCTGGGGTGAGAATCTCTCCCTTAGGGCTCTAATCCCAGAAATAAGGCATAAGAGGAAAATCAGAGAATATTcttgagctggaagggatccacaaggatcatcaagtccagctgctGACCCTGAggcagagggatgctctgggcaCCCCTTTCAGGAGAACACCAAAGGAATCAAAGCAATCTTTGCCTTGCCCAAGGCAGGAACCCACAGCAGGAAGAAATGAAAGTCACTGCAGTGCCTGGATCCCGTGCAAGGGCAGAGGAAGCCACTGGGGTTATGCAAGCTCTCCCTAGGAAGTGACACTCATTGATAAAAACGCTGCAAAAGGTTCCTGTGGCTCGGGGTTCTGAGAAGAACACGGGGCAGCCGCATGGGCTGGCCCTGACCCTCGTGTGTGTGGTTTTGTGGCAATAATTCTGCTTTCAAAGCAGAGTCCCTACAGCAGGCCCCGCTGATGGATTTGTAATTTGAATTTCCGAATGTTCCTTCCCTCCCTGAGGATCTTGTGGTGAGACCCCCAGGCCAGGACGGGTTTTCTGTGGTCCTGCATCAAAGTGGCTTTagcagcagagaggaagagaagggaaagaacagcctctcccaggctgcagcacacCTGGCACTCCAGAAAATCCCCcttaaattaattaaagaattaataaacatttctgtgctgacaagcaCTGACCCCTGAGACAACATTACATTTAACCTGAGGCCGTAAAGAAGGCTTTCCAAATTGAATTATAGAACTTAGATTATGAGTGTGTGGTTTGAATAGAAGTGCGTAATAAGAGTTTAAAGTTTTagaataaataatatatataaaacaaaatagaagatttgaagcAAAAGCTAGTCCTTCTTCTTCATAGGTTTGAGTGGTATtgtataattaaattaaattaaatgtataattaaatttaaaaatctgcattgtGGGACACAAGTAATTAATTATtaagttaaaatgaaaaataagttaggtgtcatttcttaattagacaGTTTAGCCTTAAAAAGCCTTGTGGAGAGAGAGATAcagctccatttttagtttatttttgactctccatttaatttatttttagtgctGTGGAACTCACAGCTTGCGAGACTGTAACATAAATAAGAATTAATAAACATCTAAGTCCAAGTAAAAAATTAccatctcacacatttaatcccaATCTTTAGTGGGATCAGTGGGGGATGATGTGCAGCAACAGGGGGGTGATTTGGCACTGCAGCCACAGGTGCCTGATGCCTTGGCAAGGCTGCCCTAGAACAGAGTCTAGATGGAGTTaaggaataaagcagggatttattaaaaagatcttctccatggatccaccttgggcagcaccagagcccaaccagggctgcacccaaatgaaccaaaatggttcCAAAATGCACAACAgctcccgggggctctcacttttataagttctggttcatttgcatattggagttaattgtctaattacagctttagcccaggcagtcccaccctgcttgtttttctctctccagcccacggtgtttgtgctcttggggctgaggtttggatcatttgtccttggtgcccagctggagcaggaattgttttgtctcctgctctgtgaggagagctcaccatcccctaatatgaagcccagacccccacactaaagcagcacagagtgtgaaaaatagaaaagctaaacctgaggcatcatgcCTGTCACCCTCCTGCCACCCAGCACCTCCAGAGCCACAGGGACACCGAGCTGGTGGCCCTCAGCCCCACCCTTGGCAATCTTTCACCTCCAAGGGTGATGTGCTTCATCATCTGGGCCCCTGCGTGGGCTCCATGAGCCGTGGGCAGCCTCTGAGTCACAATGTGAGTGTGGGTGGGATCCCCACCCCTGGAGGTGCTCCAAAGATGTGTCACTTGGGGATGTGGTTtggtgctgggttaatggttggacttgaccttaaaggtcttttccttAATGCTTCTGTGGTTTAGAGAACCAATTCCTGCCCTGTCCTTCACACATCCTAAATATTCTGCTGGATCCTGGGATTTCCAGCACCAAAGAGCAACTAGAAAAATCTGGTTaactttccttttctctgcaaAATGATTGAGAATTGCAGCTATGCAATTCTAGTCAAGAATATTCCTTCTAATTCCAGACCAGTTCCAGGTGATGTAGTCCTGTGGGCATTGTGGCAGATTAATTGTCCATTGCTCATTGATTGCACGAAATTGGTCATTGATTTGTACAAAAAATGCCCTAAATGGGGGCAGATAAATGGCAACAAATCTGGCAACGTGTATAAAAGTATCTTTAAGAGTGAGGCATGTCCTAGCTCATCAAAAAGATGATTCAAGTGAGGCACAAATGAACAGGGAAGTGGATAATGCAGCGTTTTTCTGGAGAAACTGCCTGCCCGTGGCTTGGATGGGTGCCCTGTTTGGGTGACAAATTGCCTGATGGCCCAGGGGTGGTGGCCAGGCAGTGACACCccgctggggctgtcacctcAGGGACTGAGCCAACCCAGCCCCTAAACACCCTCAAACATCCCAGAGGGAATCTTtctcccatttctccccatcccatgggcagctgcccagggcatcCTTAAaccccacagctgggcagggctgctccagcttgGAGGGAGTTGGGCCCTTTGGGTTTCCTGGACTATTCCTGCAAGGCTGAGCTGGATGTGAGTTTTTTTCTGCCCAGGACTGACGTTTCACTCCAGCTACAGGTGACCACAAGAGGGTTTATTGAGTCTCCGGGGGATGTGCAGtgcaggggaggggacagagccagctCTGTCAATCAATTAACGACACCAAAACACGCAGAGAATGATGGGGTACAATTAAATAGAGGTTTGGGGAAGGCAGCTTCACGTGGAGGTGCTGTTTGGCTTCTTCTGCTTCCTCAGGTACTCCTGGAACCATTTCTTCTCTGGGTCCACACAGACCATCcccttctgcagctgcacactTGGGGGGAAAGAATATCCCAAATCAGCCTGGGAGTGGAGGATATTCCCAGGGATTCCTGCAGCATCCTGCCCCCCTTTCCCTGCCAGTGCTGACTCTGGCCTGCTGGCACAGAAATGGGGCcatttggggctgtttgggttACGCAGGGAGGGAGGTGAGTGGGAAGAGCTGGGCCAGGACAGCCCCACCCACAGCACCCTGCGCAGGGTGCCCCGTTTTTGGGGAGTCCccaaaagcagagcagctggtgGGGAAGGAGGGTGAGCGAGGTGAGGAtggggtggaggggaggaaggctggctgggagctggggttACTCACAGAACAGCTCTGTAGGTGCAGGTGGAAGGCGTTTCCAGGTAGCCCTGGATCTTGAACTCGGGGATTTTCCGACGGGAGGACATTTCCTTGGAGCAGCAGTGGGCTTTGGAGCTGCGTactgagagcaggagggagggtTCAGTGCTCTCCCACCCCTGGCATGAGGGCTGTGggttctgctcctgctccctcaTCCCGCAAAGGGAACATCTTGCAGCCCCAGGGGTGATGCTGTGCCCCAAGGTAGGAGCTCCCTGCTCGTAGATGTCCCCAGCTGGGACCCTGGGGCTGAACCAGCCCCGTTTTTACTCATTTTGAACAAATCCAGGACAGCCCCATGCTCAGGCAGCTGGTGATACCCCACAACCCCACCAGGAGCTGAactctcctcctcttccccagccccaaatcccatcagaggaggagctgggacagctcaggAGGGAAAATCTCCCTGTTGGTACTTACAGGACAACCCCTGGCTCCTGGtccaggcagctgccagcagcaggatgagcagGGCCGAGGAGATCTTCATGTCCAACCCGAGGTTCTGTCAGCACCAGCTGCTCTGCTTCTCCTCAGGccaccaggagctgcctgccctcctgcccacagccctgtgTGATTTATAACAACCCCTGCCAGGCTTTCCATGACAGCTCCAGACCCTCCCCGTGGAAAGAACCGCTTGGATCTCTCCATGAGGGGCGAGTGGTGAGGGGAATTCCTTCTGGCAGTCACGTTGGCCACCGTGACACCCCAGGGCTGCTGAGAGGTGTGGGAGCAGCCAGTGATGCTGGGCTGGGCGTCTATTTTGGGCTGGGTTGTGGCCACCAGCGAACAGCACAGGATGATGCTCACACCTTTGAGTTCCTGTGCAAAAAACACCCCTTGCCAATGGCTCTGAGGCCTCTGCTCGCTCTGGGGTGGGTGGTTTGGTGGTGGCCGGGTTTGTTCCTCTGTCACTCATTGCTGGTTGCTCATCGTGGTGGCTCTGCCACTGTCACAGCGCCCATCACATTTCCTGGTGGcatcctgggattttgggctggCTCAGGCATCCCTGAGATCCCCCTCTGTTGGAATTTGGGCTGTTAATTAGGATGGTGGGTGAGGAGCACAGGAAGCCCCCTCCTCCCGGGCGTGTTGTCCCTCTGGTTCTTCCCCGAAGCCCTCGTGGGTTTGGTTTGGCCCCATTCACCCCTGAACATCCTCACAGAGACCTGGCTGaggctccagctcctcctgctccttgctgatcccagcagctgggcaggaaagCCGGCGGCAGGATCTGCCCAGGCCCCAGAGACTCGCACAGACAGATGTTTGCATGTGGGAATCGCGTTTAATTCCGTTCAGAATCGACAAAAAACAGCTGTGGAGCTGCTCCCCCTTCACCCCCcgcctgctgcagcctctgcatgGAGCACAGAGGGTCTGGACATTCCATCCTGCTGGGTTGGCATCCCATCCTTTGCCTCCAGGGCAGTGGTGAGGGTCATGGTGATGGGGAGGATGTCCCTTgtgagctgctccagccagaaGTGTCCCCTCTGCCTCGGTGGTGTCCCCACGGGGAGGagtccccgctgtccccagccacCCCGCTAGCTGGGGATGGAGAAGGAGCTGACTTGGAAGCTCTGCTGGTACCTCTTGACCCACGGCCTGCTGGCCTGGGTGCAGATCTCCTTCCCATTCCTCACCTTGAAGCTGGggcacagagaagctggggTCAGTGGGGACCCCAGAACTGACAGGGGGTCGGGACTGGACCCACCAAAGCAAGGCAAGGGGTGTGGCAGGATCcaggggtgggtttggggtacTCACATCACAGCCTGGTGCGGGCACTCTGGGCTGGTGGGGTAACAGGCCACCACGTTGTCCCTCTTGATCCTTCTGGTCTGGAAGTTGAAGCAGCACTTgtctggcacagctggagctcctgggggACAGCACAAAcctggctcagcctggagacCCCCAGTCCCTCCTcagccctcctgccatggcAATGGCAGCTCTTTGGGGGAGGCCCCTGCACCCCGTGCATGAAGCAAACCCGACCCCAAAACCCTCAGTTCTgtctccatcccagccctgggctctgtccctgttcccatccctggttctgtccccatcccaaccCTGGTTCTGTTCCCATCCCAGTCCTGgttctgtccccatcccaaccCTGGTTCTGTTCCCATCCCAGTCCTGgttctgtccccatcccagccctggttctgtccccatcccagccctggttctgtccccatcccatccctgggctctgtccctgttcccatccctggtcctgtccccatccctcatccctggttctgtccccatcccagccctggttctgtccctgtcccagccctggttctgtccctgtcccagccctggttctgtccccatcccagccctagttctgtccccatcccagccctggttctgttcccatcccagccctggttctgtccctgttcccatccctggttctgtccctgtcccatccctggttctgttcccatcccagccctggttctgtccctgtcccagccctggttctgtccctgtcccagccctggttctgtccccatcccagccctggttctgtccccatcccagccctggttctgtccccatcccatccctggttctgtccccatcccagccctggttctgtccccatcccatccctggtTCTGTCCCCATCCTAACCCTGgttctgtccccatcccagcccctggggtCGGGGCAATGCTCACTCtgggccaggctgtgccagcacagcgTGGAGAGGACGAGGAGGGCACAGACCACCCTGATGGCTGTCCCCATGCTGGGCCGTGGCAGTGGCTGAGCCGCCTGTGCTGGGGCCAGCCTGCCTCGCCTGCTTTTATGGGGAAACTTCCCCCAGGGCCAGGGGGAGGGCCTGGCCCCTGCCAGGTCCCAAAGCACAGAGGGTAAGTGATACTCATCCCCtcatcccctccccagccctgggaaagaaaaaatgttctcCCAGGCCATGCTTCTGGCACcgatgggtttgggatttttccgGAGCTCCAGCGCTGATGGACAGGCTGTTCCCAAAGTTTGGCTCTGCACCCTGAGTCCCTGGGCAGGCTGTGTCCAGGCCTCGTGGAAGTAACCCCGTGGGAGGTGAGAGGGTTTGGGGATGTCTTTGGATGGGTCAAAAGACAGGCACAGCATCCTGCAGGGTCTCACACGGTCcctgtcctccccctgccctgcaaTTTTatgtcctggccctgccaaAAATCCCTTTACCCCtctccccccccaaaaaagccagCCATAGAGTAAAGAAGTGATAGAGAAAAACATAAAGGAACAGCTTTTGCCTGGTTGCATGAGGCACACCAACTCCTctgtgtgggttttggggtgttttgggccCAGGGGGGCAGGGGAAGGACAGGCAGGTGGCTCCACTTCCCTGCTCCCGGTGCCAAAGCTCTTATTCTCggccgtgctgggctgggaaaggcagaggcCAGCAAGGGAATCCCTGGTGGATTTTTTCTGGCTGCAGCTGTCAAAAAAAGCCCCttctccccccagccctgcagatcCCAGGGCGCTTCCCAGCTGCCGGCAGCTGGCGGGGGGAGGGAGaggcagaggctgtgctggagctgggaacaCTGAGGGATCCTGGGGTGTTtgggacacagccctgcacgGAATCACGGAATCaccaggttggaaaagaccttcaagactgagtccaacccagccccagcaccccaactaaaccctggcactgagtgccacatccaggctttgttaaacacacccagggatggggactcctccacctccccgggcagccagtccagaactttatcactctttctgtaaaaaactttttccaaatatccaacctctatttcccttggtgcagcttgaggctgtgtcctggACTGCCTTGGGGTGCTGCTCCTGgaaggggaatgggaatggagagcGCCTCCATTTGCTCTTCTCCAAAGCCACTTCCCAGAAATCAGCCTCAGTTTGTTTGGGATGCTGTGTGGGATGACAGTGAGGTGGTGGGAGCAGATAATTGGGGTTTGTGTTTGtctggcacagctgagcaccTTTTGTCATCTGTTAGAActtgtgggtattgatgattttgagattgtagaaagtttttgtctttttgctttgttgctgaAGAAGAAGCTATAATTCGTCTGtgttgtttttaaggttgtttatttttgtttatttataacatgttttgctgccctgccgcaggtttgtcttgcagggcagtgtgtggggcttTGCTCttagtgggatgttacaaacattatatactagaaactacctgtgctgtatttacaataatgtgctaatatCTATTATCTAGGTTGAACAGTGTGTTTTTAGcttaaactaatagaaaaatgctaatactatagtgaaacatggagggcatgaagaaggaggaaaacaagACACACTTAATTTCTTCTATCTTGTCTCTTCTGAACTCCTAAtttagaaacctaaaattttatttttgcacccatgctacacttaattattactcatatcaaacactcagagcttgtaatttaTCTTGTAatattgaaaactcttttccatggacagagatcacagacagtgtctctgggggctctgtccaggggggttcttCACCCCCTGCCAAGGTCCTAAGCCCTCCAAGGCAAACAGAAGGAAGCCCTAGATTCCCACAGTCATCACCCAAATTCCCAATTCATCCCTCCTGGGGGAGCAGAGATGTCTCTGACTCAGCCCTTGGCTTACCTTTCCCTGACTGGATCCATCTTTTCCCTCATCCCTTTTCCTACCCCCACGCACTGcggagctcctgctgcagctggggcaaGCACAGCCCTCGAAGGGTAGAAAATGTTCCctggaaaatgaaaggaaagaaaacaaaacagggtTTATCGGCCTGGGAAAACCCCTTTTAAAAATTCCGAGGTAAAAATTCTGGGATGCAGCAGGCAAAGAAGGCCGGGAATGACATTCCCAACTCATCAGTGTTTAATGCAGAGAAGGGCACGGGACATGGGCAGAGTCTCTGCTATGGGGTGGCCCCACAAATCCACTGATCCCACAAATCATCTGGGCT
The Taeniopygia guttata chromosome 19, bTaeGut7.mat, whole genome shotgun sequence DNA segment above includes these coding regions:
- the LOC115497760 gene encoding C-C motif chemokine 5 isoform X2; amino-acid sequence: MKISSALLILLLAAAWTRSQGLSLRSSKAHCCSKEMSSRRKIPEFKIQGYLETPSTCTYRAVLVQLQKGMVCVDPEKKWFQEYLRKQKKPNSTST
- the LOC115497760 gene encoding C-C motif chemokine 4-like isoform X1; this encodes MGTAIRVVCALLVLSTLCWHSLAQRAPAVPDKCCFNFQTRRIKRDNVVACYPTSPECPHQAVIFKVRNGKEICTQASRPWVKRYQQSFQVSSFSIPS